The DNA region tccatttaaaaacctgtaacaaaaggatatgcatacaaacattttcaattacatagcagccctatcaatccctccaagttttgtagcggaggggagtttgattttgagtgctgcgtgtggaccttcgcagcgcaggggttgctattggtctaacagggcccgctatgcttgctaccgctggtgtagtgcgctgttttctaactacacttctagtgagtctgggtagcactggcaggttggggctctcagagctgctgctatcaacagtgggtacggcaggctcactgatagcagagggaggatttgccggttcaacggttggcatggcttcttcaggcaaggcttgttgaggttgcgggaccggatgatctggtaccaccattgtttctggtgggtccggctgtggaaacgttagaacaggtaccgcgatggcctgatttatctgagtccaggactggggaaagtcaccaaggacagtatggaacatcttctccttttccaccggcggagagatttctggggccgtgcccctctctttcaacttatcggggcagaccttaaggtgatccctggataccgctgtcgaggtctcccctctgtccttgctgatgagacagaccttagtgttgtcgaagtcggatggcaagatggtatacggttccgcttcccattggtcatcaagcttgtgtaacctcctctttcgtttaagcacttgctcaccaggtgacaggggaatcgcaggagcgtgttgattgtagtccctttcttgtttctgcctagcctgggcgagacttctctccacacactcctgtacttcgcggtatcttcgctgcctttctgtatcccaatctgcctccggcgaggtatcttcgggtactaggacccccatgtccagatcaacgggtaaccgactagaccttcctcgcatcaggtacgctggagtacagttggtggaacttactgggatgtggttgtacatatccaccaagtcaggcaactttgtcggccacaggttccgttcctccacaggcaaggtcttcaataaatcgattactacctggttcatcttctcgcacatcccgttggtttgggggtggtacggtgtagttctgatcttcttacacccgtacaactggcagaattcttggaacacttccgcttcgaatgcaggcccctgatcggtcagtactttctctgggtagccatggggtctacaaaagtgctgctggaaggccctggcggcagtcctagctgttagatccttgacaggcacaaccaccaaaaacctggagtagtggtccacgatggtaagggcgtagatatagcccgaccggctaggcgtcagcttcacatgatccagcgcgaccagttcgagcggccgtttggtgatgataggccgcaggggagcccgttgactgtcacggtccttccttcgcagactacacggaccacactctcgacaccacttctcaatggttctcttcatgccaatccaatagaacctccctcggagcagcttctccagcttcctccatccgaagtgtccggctccatcatggtaggctcccagaaccatgggcgcatctcgccttggcaccactatctgccacaccaattcatgagtacgtgggtcgatgctcctcctgcacaacttgccatcatggataaacagtttgcttctccccttccacagctgttgagtttcttgtggatcatctgggccagggtgcaacccagcctgcgtcaagagttccttcacctgacggaccgcggggtcactatcctgggtttctgcccatccgtggtggggcaggggattcagcgtggcatccggttggttcttgtgcctgttcttcacatggtgagagttctgagtggctttggggcgatggaaggcaggcagctccacctcttcaagtgcctccgggtcttctcccacttctggtagattgggcattcgggacagagcatcggcattggcattctggtgtcctgcccgatatttgatggtgaaatcatagttggacagccgggccatccaccgctgttccaaagccccgagtttggcagtacccagatgcgttagcggattgttgtccgtgaagacggtgaatttcgcggaggccaggtagtgcttaaacctctctgtcactgcccagacgagggccaggaattccagcttaaaggaactatagttgtcagggttcctttccgtgggacggagtttcctgctggcgtaagcgatcaccctttctttgccgttctgaacctgggacagcacggctcctaatcccacattactggcatctgtgtacagcacaaacggttgatcgtattcggggtaagccagtatctcttctcccgtcagtgccgacttcaaacaggtgaaggattcctccagctcttcgttccaatcaaagggggttttcctccccttggtcttctttggttggcccaccagcagattttgcaagggtgcggccttcttggtgaaatccttaatgaatctccgatagtaacctaccaacccgaggaactgccggacttcgtggaggtcactaggctttggccagtccttgatcactgtgaccttgtcggggtctgtggccactccttcagcgctcaccacatggcccaggtactgcactttaggtttgagcagatgacacttggacggtttcacctttaagccgaatttggacagggcttcgaacacctcggccaggtgcttcagatggtcttcgtaggtcttagagaagactatgacatcatccaaatacagcagcacagtttcaaagttcatgtgtcctaggcagcactccatcatcctctggaacgttcctggagcattgcacagtccgaagggcatgtagttgaactcgcagagacccattggtgtcgtgaaggccgtcttttccttgtccgcctccgctacaggaacctgccagtaccaactggtgagatctaaggtagagaagtagttagcagattttaaagcagccagagattcctctatcctgggcagtgggtatgcgtccttatgtgtaatgcgattcaactgcctgtaatcaacacacatcctcattgtaccatctttctttttaacgaggactaacggagctgcccaggggctacagctgtctctcaccaccccagcctccttcatttcccgcaacatgtccttggcacactggtaatgagctgggggtacagggcgatatctctcttttatgggtcgatgatctcccgtggggatgtgatgttggatccctttcacctgcccaaaatctgaggggtgtttgctgaatacctgctcgtactcgtgtaccaccctgtaagccccctgtatttgatgagacggggtggagtcagtgcccacatgcagttcccgacaccagtctttcgagtgctctgcagaacctttgttctccgccacgtttgacggggccaagggttcaggtgtctgtattacactattattgacagtgaacaatttggcgagcgtggtatacttggttaggtggacctcttcctccccacaattgaggacacgtacgggcactctcccctgtcggacgtcaaccaccccccgggctgtcagaacagtaggcctattgtctgaatatacaggttccaccaaggcctggtagtccttacccctgaggcctatggctgctcgacaccatattaacatttcactcttgggaggtatcgcgatggggtttgaatcacttacagtgacacgaccaatctcaccaccagtcagctctacctgctgtctctgcatcagagctctgatttccttctgcagggcacgttgctcactgtggccagcgttttctgccacctgttgcaacaaaacaatcacttctgcaagacaattttctataacattagtaccaagagtcatcatgggattacattctcgacgatcaatatctacaatcacaatcccttgggctttcaattccacccgccccactttgatggtgacctccttataccccacttgtggcaacggctgaccattactggcgattatggtgaaatcattgtcagggccacgagtaatatcagcgtcctcccaataccgtttgtagagcacgtaaggtatagtcgtcacctgagaaccggtgtccagcaaagcattcaaggggattccatcaatcactacagggagaactggtcgtcctccaaaatacttggttctccaatgctgcgggcctgaccgtcctactcctgggggttggccctttgccccaggggttgctcgtttaaaggacagtaccttgcaagatggcccacctgatgacagcggcggcagatgggtcgtccatcctggtggaagcgatcgtcgggccggctcctggtcggcggagtgctcctccgtcgcatccaagggacatcctccgggctggaagccaactggatcttctctttgggggcctcctgtagggactgcaccgtccgggccagggcagcaacgctcttggttagctcttgcatctggagacggagtcctgcaggggagtcgtcctcgaagctctgggcgtcggcctccgcggcaactggggtatccgatgccacctcctggtggtaggtgagagcggggcacctgggtggcactgcgcggctgggctgtcgctcctgcaatgcctggatagctttatctttaaactgcgcaaaagtcaagtctggattttgcatggccaggaagtgcaattggccccgctggtgactgcacaggagcccctcgatgaaccgctccttcaggattttatcctcatcctgcatgctgccggggtcactctgcttaatggcccgcatcgcttcctggagattaagggcatagtcccgtaagctatcctgcgacctctgtttgcatccatagaaagtcagtttaatctctgtggcagtgcgagtatcaaaggtggctttaagcttggcaaaaatctgttgtgcagttcctttatcctcagcgggccaggatttcacttctctcagagccgccccaaagagttgaccggttatcatatggaccttctgaggctcggttaggggatagaactcgagtaggctgcagagcccttctttaaagtcagtgaatgtatgcgcctccccagagtatcgtgggagccaggtcgctccgggcaggtagggcatggagaagggcattatggcttttgcgttagcggcggtgtccgactggctgatgggggcagcgggctctgcggcagccagtggcggtattagggccgcggcttcgcccgctgcggggaccggagctgcccctgcgtccgcggctgcgaccgccacctcctctcctcccgactcggacatggccgtcccttcctcccactaacctgctggaggtcggagttcctcttccgggattggcgtctcaccgcgctttccgttccgcgcttcttttggccgatcccgcccacgtagctaaggctcctccctccgcgcgcggcaatggcgaattttggcggtaactttccgcggcaagcagtagcacacagttctctcaataaagtacagttcaagcacgacaaatcacagtctctaggcacacatgacctgattcttcaggcttaagtagatcctgttcgtgacgccaagatttggagcgcccccacaccgccgcagggccgaggggtacccggagccgggcctctggggtctcagtcctggggttgtcacggtggctagacccggtccgtggccctgtctgtcagtgggggacgtccgttgcaaataggtgctgttaacggtggtatagcggtgcagttgtggggtgcaggtcgcggtaaataacgaggacaccaggttgcagtctctttacctctttactgaagatgtgggagacctcagtccagagcgctgttaactgggttttcagagaccggccggtccaacgacacatcaggagctctctttacaggtgggaatcagtatctaccttctagcactgtgtgttgtagttcttccctgctgagctcccgggatagtcctcacaactgtttctttctgtctctactgttccttctccgtcctccagttgatatggtaggacgcacccgtatgacggggtaggcctggagttcttccgggaccctagagtcgcccctctcccacagctgcctccgttgtctgcttaggtgttaagtgagacagccaacctgtagttagctgccctgccgtggtttgcaatgtacttaaagtctcttacttgctcggcgttccggccaccgactgtttgcgcctcagaaggatgttgcctcggtctaacagcaagaccccttctggtatttctccttttctgtattcccgttgtttactggttagttctgctctgaggagtctgccaggatcccatccctgacaggtcctctcactagctcttcccagctacttctccctgtcttcctgtccaacccccagttttaccagagttgtgaggagtggcctactagataggaccaccccccctggtggccggagtgtgaagtgtggtgtgagtgtacctgatcagagaaactccctagtgcaatcagacgcaccatagctccccgtagtggcggagccacagcactgcaacaaccaggactctggggtgctgcaacagCAATGGGAAATTACCCTGTAGTGAGTAATTAATTAGGTAagtaaataaaaaatgattatgtaAACGTGAAAAGACAAAAAGAACCATTTACTCATTAGAATAATGAGTgtatttacaaaaaataaccatagAAACAACGTTTGTTAGCAATGTTAAacatgcctttttttaaattaCAGATGATGGAAATTTACCTTGTCCTTAAGGCCTTTGGCTTTTTCATGATGATAGTGATTGGAATTCCGGCAAATCTCTTTATATTCATAAAGTTTACCTTCATTAGAATAAACGAGAAGAAACTTTTACCAACAAACACAATTCTTATGACGTTGGTTTTCATGAATTTCCTTATAGTAATATCACGGATCATCCCCCAGTTCCTTCATGCTTTAGGCATAAAAAACCTAATGGACGACACAAGATGCCAGATTTTCCTATATACATACCGAGTGAGCAGGGCCATGTCTATCTGCATCACCAGCCTCCTCAGCTGCCATCAATGTATCCTTATCGCCCCATCAGCCAAACACTGGATATATTTCAAGCAGAAAATGACACTCAATGTTCTgacaattattataattatttcgtGCTGCAATCTAGTTATACATTACTCTGCTATTAAGAATGCACAGTCTAGCTTCAATGCTACAACCTCTATTTACTCACTACACTTAATTTATTGTGATGTAGAATTTCAGACTTATTATAACTATATTACTAATGGAGCAATATTTGCATTTAGAGATTTTTTGTTTCTAGGGTTGATGTCAATAGCAAGCAGTTACATTGTGTACCGATTAATTCTTCATGGAAGATCAATCAAAGGGATTCGCAGCTCAGACAGAGGCCAAGGAAGGACTGCAGAATACAAAGCTTCCAGAGCTGTCATCATATTGGTTATTATGTATGTAGTACTTTTTGGACTTGAAAATGTCACGTGGATCTACACTTTGACATTGACCAATGTGACAACCAACATGAGCGAAGCCAGGATAATTTTTTCTTGCTCCTATTCAGCCTTGAGTCCTATTGTAATTATCTATAGCAATCCTAAACTCAAGCAGTGTAGCAAATATTTTCAGATGAGAAATTTGCTATCATGGAAGAAACAAAATATTGTGGAAAGGAATAATTAAATGATGTGTAAGCAAATATTCACTACAAGACAGCCTACATTCTGTTCTTATGATTATTGCAATTTTACAAAGGAAAAGGGTTATGACTGACCAACCTCTTATTAACAACTTCACTCTGCAGAATTGCATCTGATTTCAAAGCTGTGTCCTCTGGCAGTCATGTGACACAAACAGTGATGGCTGCCATTCTGATTGGCTGCAAAAGTCTTATTAGAGTGGTTGCCATTTTTAAGACCTTATACTTCATTTTGTACTCTTTTATCTAATTAAGTCATGTTACCTTTTATTAAGCGTTTAAATGCATAGCTTTTTTGACATGTCACCCAAACTGTAATTTTTCTTGGTATAATTCAAAGAATATCATTTTTTGAGAATTTTTCTATATAAAGGCTATATTTACATGCAAAATATGTTTTTATGCAACAAATAATTGAATTATGTCTGGAGCCATGCTTTTGTCTGATAGCTAAAATAGTAGTTTCAGTATTTAACGTTTCTTCTTTGCATTTGCATGGTATGAATTTAGTTACGTGACGTCTTTGATGCTGAAGCATGCACAACTCAATAAAGTTTGCAGAACCCTTTCTATTTATAGCTGacttctctgtgtgtgtgagtgttgTTCTCTGTGGTTGCACCTGCTCCCCAATATAAGGAAGAGACTGCTGTACTACAAATAAGGCTACTCCGACTGTGTTTGGAGGTCCCACTGAGATCCTCAGCTGACTCGCTTGACTGATCATGTTGGAGACTTCAGAAGACAGGGGAAACAAAGACCATATGGTATCATTTTaagttttcttttttcctttctatTGATGCAGCTGTGGGATAGGAGAATTTCAGTGCTCGGGGATCTAACACATGCGCTCCTTGCATATTCCATTTGCTTTTTATGTCTTCTGATCATATAGGTCTATGTGCATTTATGTTAAAAGCTATCTGGATTTCCGAGGACATCAACGTGAAGCTAGAGGTATTACAAGTATAAGTTGGGAACACAACTCCAAATTATCCTGATTTTCTTGAGA from Ranitomeya variabilis isolate aRanVar5 chromosome 3, aRanVar5.hap1, whole genome shotgun sequence includes:
- the LOC143817656 gene encoding olfactory receptor class A-like protein 1, which produces MEIYLVLKAFGFFMMIVIGIPANLFIFIKFTFIRINEKKLLPTNTILMTLVFMNFLIVISRIIPQFLHALGIKNLMDDTRCQIFLYTYRVSRAMSICITSLLSCHQCILIAPSAKHWIYFKQKMTLNVLTIIIIISCCNLVIHYSAIKNAQSSFNATTSIYSLHLIYCDVEFQTYYNYITNGAIFAFRDFLFLGLMSIASSYIVYRLILHGRSIKGIRSSDRGQGRTAEYKASRAVIILVIMYVVLFGLENVTWIYTLTLTNVTTNMSEARIIFSCSYSALSPIVIIYSNPKLKQCSKYFQMRNLLSWKKQNIVERNN